One window of Quercus robur chromosome 5, dhQueRobu3.1, whole genome shotgun sequence genomic DNA carries:
- the LOC126727216 gene encoding cysteine-rich receptor-like protein kinase 10, with translation MTSFNPFSLPILFLSILSFLSLTSHAADPVNLNTVCENSTFSSNSLYQTNIKSLLSSISSNTTQNLEFYNATIGQNTSNPVYGLFNCRGDVTSQVCRDCLVAAVKEITSKCSREKVAITWYDECILRYSNRSFFSQVDEKPMFGLLNTQNVTDQAKFNQLLNSSMIELANKTSSGVPTGAKKFGTSQVNISAFQTLYNLVQCTPDLSSANCSRCLLDAIKLLPWCCSGKQGGRVVFPSCSVRYELYPFYRMVATAPTPSPEVQSSPPPSPSSVSGPKDKSKLSTSKLVAIVAPISASVVLFIVGCCFLIRRGKKYKAVDGENDANDITTVESLQFDFVTIESATNKFSEDNKLGEGGFGQVYKGTLPNGQEIAVKRLSKSSGQGAEQFKNEVVVVAQLQHRNLARLLGFCLQGEEKILVYEFVPNKSLDYILYDPKKQGLLDWSRRYKIIGGIARGIQYLHEDSRLRIIHRDLKASNVLLDADMNPKISDFGMARIFGVDQTQGNTSRIVGTYGYMSPEYAMHGEFSVKSDVYSFGVLVLEIITGKKNSNFYESEVAEDLLSYVWIHWRDGRPLELLDPALGDSFSRDEVMRCIHIGLLCVQEDPADRPTMATIVLTLTSGSVSLQAPQQPAFFAKTDTNIPIKGLESSDQSTNKSMPWSVNEASITELDPR, from the exons ATGACTTCCTTCAATCCCTTCTCTCTTCCCATCTTGTTCCTTTCCATACTCAGCTTCCTCAGCCTAACCTCTCATGCTGCTGATCCAGTTAATCTCAACACCGTATGTGAAAACTCCACTTTCAGCTCCAATAGCCTCTACCAAACCAATATCAAGTCTCTCCTCTCTTCAATCTCCTCCAACACCACTCAAAACCTCGAATTCTACAACGCCACGATTGGCCAAAACACCTCCAACCCTGTTTACGGTCTCTTCAATTGTCGCGGTGATGTAACCTCTCAAGTCTGCCGAGACTGCTTGGTCGCAGCAGTGAAAGAAATAACCAGCAAGTGTTCAAGAGAAAAGGTTGCAATCACATGGTACGATGAGTGCATTTTGCGTTACTCGAATCGGTCTTTCTTTTCACAAGTGGATGAAAAACCAATGTTCGGTTTGTTAAACACTCAGAATGTTACTGATCAGGCCAAGTTTAATCAATTACTGAACTCTTCGATGATTGAGTTAGCAAATAAAACATCCTCGGGTGTTCCAACAGGTGCTAAAAAGTTTGGGACCAGTCAAGTGAACATATCTGCTTTTCAAACACTGTACAACCTTGTACAGTGTACACCGGACCTGTCCAGCGCCAATTGTAGTAGATGTCTTTTGGATGCTATAAAGCTTCTTCCCTGGTGTTGTAGTGGAAAACAAGGGGGTAGAGTTGTTTTTCCCAGTTGCAGCGTTAGGTACGAATTGTACCCTTTTTACCGTATGGTAGCCACTGCACCAACACCTTCACCTGAGGTTCAATCTTCACCACCTCCAAGTCCAAGTTCCGTGAGTGGACCAAAAG ATAAAAGCAAACTGTCAACATCAAAACTAGTTGCCATCGTTGCTCCAATTTCTGCTTCTGTGGTTCTATTCATTGTGGGCTGCTGTTTCCTAATAAGGAGAGGAAAGAAGTACAAAGCTGTAGACGGAGAAAATG ATGCCAATGATATTACAACTGTAGAGTCCTTGCAATTTGATTTTGTTACAATTGAAAGTGCCACAAACAAATTCTCAGAGGATAACAAGCTTGGTGAAGGAGGATTTGGTCAGGTTTACAAG GGAACACTTCCTAATGGACAAGAAATAGCTGTGAAGAGGTTATCAAAAAGCTCAGGACAAGGTGCAGAACAATTTAAGAATGAGGTTGTAGTGGTAGCCCAGCTTCAACACAGAAATTTAGCAAGGCTATTGGGTTTTTGCTTGCAAGGAGAAGAAAAGATACTTGTTTATGAATTTGTGCCCAACAAGAGTCTTGACTATATTCTATATG aCCCAAAAAAACAGGGACTACTAGATTGGTCAAGGCGTTACAAGATAATAGGTGGGATTGCTCGAGGAATCCAATATCTACATGAAGATTCTCGACTTCGAATTATACACCGCGATCTCAAAGCTAGCAATGTATTGTTGGATGCAGAtatgaacccaaaaatttcagattttggcATGGCAAGGATATTTGGAGTTGATCAAACTCAAGGAAACACAAGTAGAATTGTGGGGACATA TGGTTATATGTCTCCAGAGTATGCAATGCACGGAGAATTTTCTGTGAAGTCGGATGTGTATAGCTTTGGTGTCTTGGTTCTAGAGATTATCACTGGCAAGAAGAACAGTAATTTCTATGAATCAGAAGTTGCTGAGGACCTCTTGAGTTAT GTTTGGATACATTGGAGGGATGGTAGGCCTTTGGAATTGTTGGATCCAGCTTTGGGAGATTCCTTTTCTAGAGATGAAGTCATGAGATGCATCCATATTGGTTTATTATGTGTTCAAGAAGATCCAGCTGACAGACCCACCATGGCGACGATAGTTCTCACACTTACAAGCGGCTCAGTTTCACTGCAAGCACCTCAACAGCCAGCATTTTTTGCCAAAACAGACACAAACATCCCAATAAAGGGCCTGGAATCATCAGATCAATCTACGAACAAGTCAATGCCGTGGTCTGTTAATGAAGCATCCATTACTGAATTAGACCCTCGATAG
- the LOC126727222 gene encoding cysteine-rich receptor-like protein kinase 10, whose product MCAKMVDFEIPISIKLVSLFLLLSLLYHTTESAPTYASHSCSNSSFFTPNSTYQANLDLLLSALSSNSTNQDGFFKTQVGQNQPNIVTGLFLCRADLTPTACQDCISLATKDIQKRCPLDKVVLIWYDECTLRYSNETFLNNLVPYVNFFTTNQSVVELDRFNGLLASTMKSLAQQAANSQSNKKFATAVDKFTSSLTLYSLVQCTPELSVSECLTCLDSAIASLPTCCNGKQGGKVLLPSSNVRYEIYPFFNSTASSPTLPPGEKKLSSLTIVAIVIPIAVSVVLLFIGCCFFCRRARKKYNTLPEENGGVEITNVESLQFDLDIIEAATNKFSEDNKIGEGGFGAVYMGTLPNGQHIAVKRLSVRSGQGAVEFKNEVVLVAKLQHRNLVRLLGFCLGREEKILVYEYVPNKSLDYFLFEPSKQGELDWSKRYKIIEGIARGILYLHEDSRLRIIHRDVKASNVLLDDDMNPKISDFGMARIFVVDQTQANTNRIVGTFGYMSPEYAMHGRYSVKSDVFSFGVLVLEIISGKKNTHFYQSELAEDLLSYAWKQWRNGTPLELLDPSLRNSYSRNEVIRCIHMGFLCVQENPANRPTMATIGLMLNSYSVTLPLPQQPAFLHRSRAKLNKPITELESDQHTTQSNGWSVNEASFTEIYPR is encoded by the exons ATGTGCGCAAAAATGGTCGACTTTGAAATCCCCATATCGATTAAGCTtgtgtctctctttctcttattAAGTTTGCTTTACCATACCACTGAGTCAGCACCTACATACGCCTCTCACTCCTGCTccaattcaagctttttcaCACCCAACAGCACCTACCAAGCCAATCTCGACCTCCTCCTCTCCGCTCTATCCTCCAACTCCACAAACCAAGATGGTTTCTTCAAAACCCAAGTGGGTCAAAACCAACCCAACATAGTCACAGGCCTTTTCCTCTGCCGTGCTGATCTCACCCCAACTGCTTGCCAAGACTGCATCTCTCTTGCAACAAAAGACATACAAAAGCGTTGTCCCTTAGACAAAGTTGTCCTAATTTGGTACGATGAGTGCACTTTGCGTTACTCAAACGAGACTTTCCTCAACAACTTAGTACCTTATGTGAACTTTTTCACTACCAACCAGAGCGTCGTTGAGTTGGACCGGTTTAATGGGTTGTTGGCTAGCACCATGAAATCGTTGGCTCAGCAAGCTGCGAATTCACAATCGAATAAGAAGTTTGCCACGGCGGTGGACAAGTTTACGAGCTCGTTGACACTGTATAGCCTGGTGCAGTGCACACCGGAGTTGTCTGTGAGTGAATGCTTGACATGTTTGGATAGTGCCATCGCTTCTCTTCCCACATGCTGCAATGGAAAACAAGGTGGAAAGGTTCTGCTTCCGAGCTCTAATGTTAGATATGAAATTTACCCATTTTTTAATTCCACTGCATCATCTCCTACACTTCCTCCAG gggaaaaaaaattgtcatctcTAACAATTGTTGCCATTGTTATCCCAATTGCTGTTTCTGTGGTTCTTCTTTTCATTGGCTGTTGCTTCTTTTGTCGGAGAGCAAGGAAGAAGTATAATACTTTACCAGAGGAAAATG GTGGAGTCGAAATTACAAATGTAGAGTCCTTGCAGTTTGACTTAGATATCATTGAAGCTGCCACAAACAAGTTCTCAGAGGATAATAAGATAGGTGAAGGAGGATTTGGTGCCGTTTACATG GGTACCCTTCCCAATGGACAACATATAGCTGTGAAAAGATTATCTGTAAGATCTGGACAGGGTGCAGTAGAATTTAAGAATGAGGTTGTATTGGTAGCCAAGCTTCAACACAGAAATCTTGTGAGACTCTTAGGATTTTGCTTGGGGAGAGAAGAGAAGATACTCGTCTATGAATATGTTCCCAACAAAAGCCTTGATTACTTTCTATTTG AGCCATCAAAGCAAGGAGAATTGGATTGGTCAAAACGTTACAAGATTATAGAAGGAATCGCCCGAGGGATTCTTTATCTTCATGAAGATTCTCGACTTAGAATTATTCATCGTGATGTCAAAGCTAGCAATGTTTTGTTAGATGATGAtatgaacccaaaaatttcagattttggcATGGCAAGGATATTTGTAGTAGATCAAACTCAAGCGAATACAAATAGAATTGTTGGAACATT TGGTTATATGTCTCCGGAGTATGCTATGCATGGACGATATTCTGTGAAGTCTGATGTGTTTAGCTTTGGAGTCTTAGTTCTAGAGATTATAAGTGGCAAAAAGAATACCCATTTCTATCAATCAGAACTTGCTGAAGACCTATTGAGTTAT GCTTGGAAACAATGGAGGAATGGAACACCCTTGGAACTGTTGGATCCCTCTTTGAGAAATTCTTATTCTAGAAATGAAGTTATTAGGTGCATCCATATGGGCTTCTTGTGCGTTCAAGAAAATCCTGCAAATCGACCTACAATGGCAACAATAGGTCTCATGCTTAATAGTTATTCTGTTACGCTACCATTACCTCAGCAACCGGCATTTTTGCATCGAAGCAGAGCAAAGCTAAATAAGCCAATAACGGAGCTTGAGTCTGATCAACATACAACCCAATCAAATGGATGGTCTGTTAATGAAGCATCATTCACTGAAATATATCCTCGATAG
- the LOC126727227 gene encoding cysteine-rich receptor-like protein kinase 25 has translation MRYFKFPMLLLSLWLITLLSLTKTESAPTYSAHFCSNSTFFIANSTYQTNLNLVLSSLNSNATNNNNNGFYNASAGDNPADDVVSGLFLCRGDVNTAVCQDCVATASKHMLRRCPLDKVAIIWYEECLLRYSNKSIFATINEVPQIFLSSTQNITGAENDRFNDVLAKAMNSLATRASNSDSGRKFATEEDEFTSLKSLYSLGQCTPDLTVSDCSRCFQSAIGALPTCCNGKQGGRVLLPSCNIRYELYPFYNITSASPIVPPLTPAGENKMSSLTILVAIAIPIAVSVVLFFIGCCFLRRRASKKFNTLPEENGEVEIPDVEFLQFGLDTIEAATNKFSDDNKIGEGGFGAVYKGTLPNGEQIAVKRLSVRSGQGAVEFKNEVVLVAKLQHRNLVRLLGFCLEGEDKLLIYEYVPNKSLDHLLFEPAKQGELNWSKRYKIIEGIARGILYLHEDSRLRIIHRDVKASNVLLDHNMNSKISDFGMARIFVEDQTQANTNRIVGTFGYMSPEYAMHGRYSVKSDVFSFGVLILEIISGKKNTHFYQSELSEDLLSYAWKEWRNGTPLELLDPSLRNSFSRNEVIRCIHIGLLCIQENPANRPTMATIGLMLNSYSVTLPLPQQPSFLHRSRANLNKPMTELESGQHKSQS, from the exons ATGCGTTATTTCAAATTTCCCATGCTCCTTTTGTCTCTCTGGTTAATTACCTTGCTTAGCCTTACCAAAACTGAATCAGCACCCACTTACAGCGCTCACTTTTGCTCAAACTCAACATTCTTCATCGCTAACAGTACCTACCAAACCAACCTCAACCTCGTCCTCTCTTCTCTTAACTCAAACGccacaaacaacaacaataatggATTCTACAACGCCTCAGCTGGAGACAACCCAGCTGACGACGTGGTCTCTGGTCTCTTCCTTTGTCGTGGCGACGTCAACACGGCCGTCTGTCAAGACTGCGTCGCCACTGCAAGCAAACACATGTTGCGGCGATGCCCTCTAGACAAAGTCGCTATAATATGGTACGAAGAGTGCCTTTTACGTTACTCTAACAAATCCATCTTCGCTACCATCAACGAAGTCCCTCAAATATTCTTGAGTAGTACGCAGAATATCACAGGGGCAGAGAATGATCGGTTTAACGATGTGTTGGCCAAAGCGATGAATTCTTTGGCGACGAGAGCGTCGAACTCTGATTCGGGAAGGAAGTTTGCGACGGAGGAAGATGAATTCACGAGTTTAAAGTCGCTGTACAGTCTTGGTCAGTGCACGCCGGACTTGACTGTCTCTGATTGCTCTAGGTGTTTTCAAAGTGCCATAGGAGCTCTTCCTACGTGTTGTAATGGAAAACAAGGTGGAAGAGTTCTGCTCCCAAGTTGTAATATTAGATATGAACTGTACCCATTTTACAACATCACATCTGCTTCGCCTATAGTTCCTCCTCTTACTCCTGCAG GAGAAAACAAAATGTCATCGCTAACAATTTTGGTCGCCATTGCTATCCCAATTGCTGTTTCTGTGGTTCTTTTCTTCATTGGCTGTTGCTTCCTTCGTAGGAGAGCAAGCAAGAAGTTCAATACTTTACCGGAGGAAAATG GTGAAGTCGAAATTCCAGATGTAGAGTTCTTGCAATTTGGCTTGGATACAATTGAAGCTGCCACAAACAAGTTCTCAGATGATAATAAGATAGGTGAAGGAGGATTTGGTGCCGTTTACAAg GGTACCCTTCCCAATGGAGAACAAATAGCTGTGAAAAGATTATCTGTAAGATCTGGGCAGGGTGCAGTAGAATTTAAGAATGAAGTTGTATTGGTAGCCAAACTTCAACACAGAAATCTAGTGAGACTATTAGGATTTTGTTTGGAAGGAGAAGATAAGTTGCTCATTTATGAATATGTGCCCAACAAAAGCCTTGATCACTTATTATTTG AGCCAGCGAAGCAAGGAGAATTGAATTGGTCAAAGCGTTACAAGATTATAGAAGGAATTGCTCGAGGGATTCTTTATCTTCATGAAGATTCTCGACTTAGAATTATTCATCGTGATGTCAAAGCTAGCAATGTTTTGTTAGATCACAATATGAactcaaaaatttcagattttggcATGGCAAGGATATTTGTAGAAGACCAAACTCAAGCAAATACAAATAGAATTGTTGGAACATT TGGTTATATGTCTCCGGAGTATGCTATGCATGGAAGATATTCTGTGAAGTCCGATGTGTTTAGCTTTGGAGTCTTGATTCTAGAGATTATAAGTGGAAAAAAGAATACCCATTTCTATCAATCAGAACTTTCTGAGGACCTCTTGAGTTAT GCTTGGAAAGAATGGAGGAATGGAACGCCCTTGGAATTGTTGGATCCCTCTCTGAGAAATTCTTTTTCTAGAAATGAAGTTATTAGGTGCATCCATATTGGCTTATTGTGCATTCAAGAAAATCCTGCAAATCGACCAACAATGGCAACAATAGGTCTCATGCTTAACAGTTATTCTGTTACGCTACCATTACCTCAGCAGCCATCATTTTTGCATCGAAGCAGAGCAAATCTAAACAAGCCAATGACGGAGCTTGAGTCTGGTCAACATAAAAGCCAATCATGA